In a single window of the Streptomyces cinnabarinus genome:
- a CDS encoding menaquinone biosynthetic enzyme MqnA/MqnD family protein, with translation MDNSRTRPRVGHIQFLNCLPLYWGLARTGTLLDFELTKDTPEKLSEQLVRGDLDIGPITLVEFLKNADDLVAFPDIAVGCDGPVMSCVIVSQLPLDRLDGARVALGSTSRTSVRLAQLLLADRYGVRPDYYTCPPDLSLMMQEADAAVLIGDAALRANLLDGPRYGLEVHDLGTLWKEWTGLPFVFAVWAARRDYLEREPVITRKVHEAFLDSRNLSLEEVGKVAEQAARWEAFDERILERYFTTLDFRFGAPQLAAVAEFARRVGPTTGFPADVKVDLLQP, from the coding sequence GTGGACAATTCTCGCACCCGGCCGCGCGTCGGCCACATCCAGTTCCTGAACTGCCTGCCCCTGTACTGGGGGCTCGCGAGAACGGGCACGCTCCTCGACTTCGAGCTGACCAAGGACACCCCGGAGAAGCTCAGCGAGCAGCTGGTGCGGGGAGACCTCGACATCGGGCCCATCACCCTGGTCGAGTTCCTCAAGAACGCAGACGACCTGGTCGCCTTCCCCGACATCGCGGTCGGCTGCGACGGACCGGTGATGTCGTGCGTGATCGTCTCGCAGCTCCCGCTGGACCGGCTGGACGGCGCCCGGGTCGCCCTGGGCTCCACCTCCCGCACCTCTGTCCGCCTCGCCCAGCTCCTGCTGGCCGACCGGTACGGCGTCCGGCCCGACTACTACACCTGCCCGCCCGACCTCAGCCTGATGATGCAGGAGGCGGACGCGGCCGTACTGATCGGTGACGCGGCGCTGCGGGCGAACCTGCTGGACGGCCCCCGCTACGGCCTGGAGGTCCATGACCTCGGCACGCTGTGGAAGGAGTGGACGGGCCTGCCGTTCGTCTTCGCCGTGTGGGCCGCCCGCCGGGACTACCTGGAACGCGAGCCGGTGATCACCCGCAAGGTCCACGAGGCGTTCCTCGACTCCCGCAACCTCTCCCTGGAGGAGGTCGGCAAGGTCGCCGAACAGGCGGCCCGCTGGGAGGCGTTCGACGAGCGGATCCTGGAGCGCTACTTCACCACCCTCGACTTCCGCTTCGGCGCTCCGCAGCTGGCGGCGGTCGCCGAGTTCGCCCGGCGGGTGGGTCCGACCACGGGCTTCCCGGCGGATGTGAAGGTGGACCTGCTCCAGCCGTGA
- a CDS encoding cold-shock protein, protein MATGTVKWFNAEKGFGFIAQEGGGPDVFVHYSAINASGFRSLEENQQVSFDVTQGPKGPQAENVTPV, encoded by the coding sequence ATGGCTACCGGAACCGTTAAGTGGTTCAACGCCGAAAAGGGCTTTGGCTTCATCGCCCAGGAGGGCGGCGGCCCCGACGTCTTCGTCCACTACTCCGCGATCAACGCGAGCGGCTTCCGTTCGCTGGAGGAGAACCAGCAGGTCTCCTTCGACGTGACCCAGGGCCCGAAGGGCCCGCAGGCGGAGAACGTCACCCCCGTCTGA
- a CDS encoding FtsK/SpoIIIE domain-containing protein, translating to MRLTLTVVDPFGGGTADVVLDADPESTMGDIAQELAKQVGHSGAQIIPIGQQPHHVPGNNAPLLYVDGYAVDPAATVLNSPLREGAVVSLQDPSGCLPGEPTGLVELRVVGGPVAGYVHRLGVGRYDIGSGPAGHIRIDDPELDDRALTLSVSTDGTCRFKIHGDTEAATLDGTSIEDILNPKEDKKEEKKKRKKKKQQEDEAQEEAPAPPPDPDIWTLGAHIAVGNTLLELTRYSPPNAALKWSDDSIGLDYNRPPRLRPPERQTRFRLPSSPREYEARPLPWLMALTPLVGAVVAVLIFQRWYYLIMAGLSPILLFANYYNDKKHGRKSHAKQVKEYEEQKARIEQDAQDALVTERNDRRQAIPDPAIVLSLGTGPRTRLWERRRTDRDHLLLRVGTGQLPSEVILDDPEQDDHKREVTWKIEDAPVALNLRGLGVIGMAGPGDSARAMGRWAVAQTAALHSPMDVQFYVLSEQTAQDSWEWVRWLPHARPASGQDINVLIGTDAETVGARIGELTQILDARKKAAEQNRSQGTTFSDPDIVVVWDGSRRLRSLPGVVRLLREGPAVSMYALCLDAEERFLPGECQAFVVAEPKAEEQQQAPQAHQQQAPGGFPSFQAWHQAAPEPAHAHQPDKLRLRVEEAGAERRKDVRPDFVSPSWCLRLARSLSSLRDISGETEDSALPGASRLLDVLQLEPPTGDAIVARWRMGGQSTMAVIGESYDGAFGIDIRKDGPHGLIAGTTGSGKSELLQTIVAALAVANTPENMTFVLVDYKGGAAFKDCVHLPHTVGMVTDLDAHLVERALESLGAELHRREHILAAADAKDIEDYQDLVRRDPSHKPVPRLLIVIDEFASMVRDLPDFVTGLVNIAQRGRSLGIHLLLATQRPSGVVSPEIRANTNLRIALRVTDGGESSDVIDSPEAGHISKNTPGRAYVRLGHASLVPFQSGRVGGRRPGAADPAVLMPWVGPLAWEDLGRAALTKPKAESREDEEITDLKVLVDTIRDANRSLGIPPQHSPWLPALDEQLLLDDIPAPEFTPAPGRLAPAAFGVEDLPAMQSRRPVAIDFASFGHLMIGGAPRSGRSQILRTIAGSLARTHSTADVHMYGIDCGNGALNALTRLPHVGAVVSRNQTERVVRLVNRLKGEMDRRQNLLADKGFADIGEQRAAVGEDERLAHIVILLDRWEGWVPTLGEVDHGALTDELQTMMREGASVGIHLVLTGDRTLLVGRIATLTEEKYGLRLSDRSDFSTLGIPARKVPEEIPPGRAFKNEAGTETQFALLAEDTTGQGQAAALAAIGEAAAARDAEVPRARRPFRVDSLPSRISFAEAWELRDPDVSRSKLYALAGIGGDEIVGFGPDLAQGVPSFVIAGPAKSGRSTVLMNFAQSFLAQGARLIVAAPRQSPVRQLDGVEGVLKVYTGDDIDEDEFEELIDDAEPSIENPVVVLIDDGEILEDVDAESQMKKIVSRGAERGLALVIAGDEEDVCSGFSGWQVDAKKGRRGILLSPQESSSGDLIGVRLNRSMVGGQAVPGKGMLHLGDGELRTVVVPG from the coding sequence GTGCGCCTGACTCTGACCGTCGTCGACCCGTTCGGCGGCGGCACCGCCGACGTCGTACTCGATGCCGATCCTGAGTCCACCATGGGGGACATCGCGCAGGAGTTGGCCAAGCAGGTCGGCCACAGCGGGGCTCAGATCATTCCCATCGGGCAGCAGCCGCACCACGTGCCCGGCAACAACGCTCCCCTGCTCTACGTCGACGGCTATGCCGTCGATCCCGCCGCCACGGTCCTCAACTCACCCCTGCGCGAAGGCGCCGTCGTCAGCCTCCAGGATCCCTCGGGGTGCCTGCCCGGCGAGCCCACCGGGCTGGTCGAGCTCCGTGTCGTCGGCGGGCCCGTCGCCGGGTACGTCCACCGGCTCGGCGTCGGGCGCTACGACATCGGCAGCGGGCCCGCCGGCCACATCCGGATCGACGATCCCGAACTCGACGACCGCGCCCTCACCCTCTCCGTCTCCACCGACGGCACCTGCCGGTTCAAGATCCACGGTGACACCGAGGCCGCCACTCTCGACGGCACCTCCATCGAGGACATCCTCAACCCCAAGGAGGACAAGAAGGAGGAGAAGAAGAAGCGCAAGAAGAAGAAGCAACAAGAGGACGAGGCTCAGGAAGAAGCCCCGGCCCCTCCGCCCGACCCCGACATATGGACCCTCGGCGCTCACATCGCCGTCGGTAACACCCTTCTCGAACTCACCCGTTACTCCCCTCCCAACGCCGCCCTCAAGTGGTCCGACGACAGCATAGGTCTCGACTACAACCGGCCCCCGCGACTGCGGCCCCCCGAGCGGCAGACCCGCTTCCGGCTGCCGTCCTCGCCCCGTGAGTACGAGGCCCGGCCGCTGCCCTGGCTGATGGCGCTCACGCCGCTCGTCGGTGCCGTGGTCGCCGTGTTGATCTTCCAGCGCTGGTACTACCTGATCATGGCGGGCCTCAGCCCGATCCTGCTCTTCGCGAACTACTACAACGACAAGAAGCACGGCCGTAAGTCGCACGCGAAGCAGGTCAAGGAGTACGAGGAGCAGAAGGCCCGCATCGAGCAGGACGCCCAGGACGCGCTGGTCACCGAGCGGAACGACCGACGGCAGGCCATTCCCGATCCGGCCATCGTGCTCTCCCTCGGCACCGGGCCGCGTACCCGGCTCTGGGAGCGGCGCCGTACCGACCGCGACCATCTCCTGCTCCGCGTCGGGACCGGCCAACTCCCCTCCGAGGTCATCCTCGACGACCCCGAGCAGGACGACCACAAGCGTGAGGTCACCTGGAAGATCGAGGACGCGCCCGTCGCGCTCAATCTGCGCGGGCTGGGCGTCATCGGTATGGCGGGGCCCGGGGATTCCGCCCGTGCCATGGGGCGTTGGGCCGTCGCCCAGACCGCCGCGCTGCACAGTCCCATGGACGTGCAGTTCTACGTCCTCAGCGAGCAGACCGCGCAGGACAGTTGGGAGTGGGTGCGGTGGCTGCCGCATGCCAGGCCCGCGAGCGGCCAGGACATCAACGTCCTCATCGGCACCGACGCCGAGACCGTCGGCGCCCGGATCGGTGAGCTGACGCAGATCCTCGACGCCCGGAAGAAGGCCGCAGAGCAGAACCGGAGCCAGGGCACCACGTTCAGCGACCCGGACATCGTGGTCGTCTGGGACGGTTCGCGTCGGCTGCGGTCGCTGCCCGGTGTCGTACGGCTGCTGCGCGAGGGGCCGGCCGTCTCGATGTACGCCCTCTGCCTCGACGCCGAGGAGCGGTTCCTGCCGGGCGAGTGCCAGGCGTTCGTCGTGGCCGAGCCGAAGGCCGAGGAGCAGCAGCAGGCGCCGCAGGCTCATCAGCAGCAGGCTCCCGGCGGTTTCCCCTCCTTCCAGGCGTGGCATCAGGCCGCTCCCGAGCCCGCCCACGCCCACCAGCCGGACAAGCTGCGGCTGCGGGTGGAGGAGGCGGGCGCCGAGCGGCGCAAGGACGTACGGCCCGACTTCGTGTCGCCCTCCTGGTGTCTGCGGCTGGCCCGTTCGCTGTCCTCGCTGCGCGACATCAGCGGGGAGACCGAGGACTCGGCGCTGCCGGGCGCCAGCCGACTGCTCGATGTGCTTCAGCTGGAGCCGCCCACGGGCGACGCCATCGTCGCGCGCTGGCGGATGGGCGGGCAGTCGACGATGGCCGTCATCGGTGAGTCGTACGACGGGGCCTTCGGGATCGACATCCGCAAGGACGGTCCGCACGGTCTCATCGCCGGTACGACCGGTTCGGGCAAGTCCGAGCTGCTCCAGACCATCGTCGCGGCGCTCGCCGTGGCGAACACGCCGGAGAACATGACCTTCGTCCTCGTCGACTACAAGGGTGGCGCGGCGTTCAAGGACTGTGTCCATCTCCCGCACACCGTCGGCATGGTGACCGACCTCGACGCCCACCTCGTGGAGCGGGCGCTGGAGTCGCTGGGCGCCGAGCTGCACCGCCGCGAGCACATCCTGGCCGCCGCCGACGCCAAGGACATCGAGGACTACCAGGACCTGGTGCGCAGGGATCCGTCCCACAAGCCGGTCCCCCGACTCCTCATCGTCATCGACGAGTTCGCCTCGATGGTCCGTGACCTGCCCGACTTCGTCACGGGGCTCGTCAACATCGCTCAGCGAGGGCGTTCCCTCGGTATCCACCTCCTCCTCGCCACCCAGCGGCCCTCCGGTGTGGTGTCGCCCGAGATCCGCGCCAACACCAACCTCCGGATCGCGCTGCGCGTGACCGACGGCGGCGAGTCGTCGGACGTCATCGACTCCCCCGAGGCCGGGCACATCTCGAAGAACACGCCGGGTCGGGCGTACGTCCGTCTCGGGCACGCCTCGCTGGTGCCGTTCCAGTCGGGCCGCGTCGGTGGTCGTCGCCCCGGTGCCGCGGACCCCGCTGTCCTCATGCCCTGGGTCGGCCCGCTGGCCTGGGAGGACCTCGGACGGGCCGCCCTCACCAAGCCGAAGGCCGAGTCGCGCGAGGACGAGGAGATCACCGACCTGAAGGTGCTCGTCGACACCATCCGGGACGCCAACCGCTCGCTCGGCATCCCGCCGCAGCACAGCCCCTGGCTGCCGGCGCTCGACGAGCAGTTGCTGCTCGACGATATTCCGGCCCCGGAGTTCACGCCCGCGCCGGGCAGGCTGGCGCCCGCGGCCTTCGGTGTCGAGGACCTTCCGGCGATGCAGTCCCGCCGCCCGGTGGCCATCGATTTCGCGAGTTTCGGGCATCTGATGATCGGCGGCGCCCCGCGCAGCGGACGTTCGCAGATCCTCCGGACCATCGCCGGCTCGCTGGCCCGTACGCACTCCACCGCCGATGTGCACATGTACGGCATCGACTGCGGCAACGGCGCCCTGAACGCGCTGACCCGGCTGCCGCACGTCGGCGCGGTCGTCAGCCGTAATCAGACCGAGCGGGTCGTGCGGCTCGTCAACCGGCTCAAGGGCGAGATGGACCGCCGCCAGAACCTGCTCGCCGACAAGGGCTTCGCGGACATCGGGGAGCAGCGGGCCGCGGTCGGCGAGGACGAGCGGCTGGCACACATCGTGATCCTGCTGGACCGCTGGGAGGGCTGGGTGCCCACCCTCGGCGAGGTCGACCACGGCGCGCTGACCGACGAGTTGCAGACGATGATGCGCGAGGGCGCGAGCGTCGGCATCCACCTCGTCCTCACCGGTGACCGGACGCTTCTGGTGGGCCGTATCGCGACCCTCACCGAGGAGAAGTACGGTCTGCGGCTGTCCGACCGCTCCGACTTCTCCACGCTCGGCATCCCGGCGCGCAAGGTGCCCGAGGAGATCCCGCCCGGCCGTGCCTTCAAGAACGAGGCCGGTACGGAGACCCAGTTCGCGCTGCTCGCCGAGGACACCACCGGTCAGGGGCAGGCCGCGGCGCTGGCCGCGATCGGGGAGGCGGCGGCCGCTCGGGACGCCGAAGTGCCGAGGGCCAGGCGGCCGTTCCGGGTGGACAGCCTGCCCAGCCGGATCTCCTTCGCGGAGGCCTGGGAGCTGCGGGACCCGGATGTCTCCCGCTCCAAGCTGTACGCGCTGGCCGGTATCGGCGGCGACGAGATCGTCGGCTTCGGCCCCGACCTCGCGCAGGGCGTGCCGTCGTTCGTCATCGCGGGCCCGGCGAAGTCCGGTCGCTCGACCGTCCTGATGAACTTCGCGCAGTCGTTCCTCGCGCAGGGCGCACGCCTGATAGTCGCCGCTCCGCGCCAGTCGCCCGTCCGCCAACTCGACGGTGTGGAAGGCGTGCTGAAGGTCTACACGGGCGACGACATCGACGAGGACGAGTTCGAGGAGCTCATCGACGACGCCGAGCCGTCGATCGAGAACCCGGTCGTGGTCCTCATCGACGACGGCGAGATCCTTGAGGACGTCGACGCCGAGAGCCAGATGAAGAAGATCGTCTCCCGGGGCGCCGAACGCGGGCTCGCGCTCGTCATCGCCGGTGACGAGGAGGACGTGTGCAGCGGCTTCTCCGGCTGGCAGGTCGACGCGAAGAAGGGCCGCCGCGGCATCCTGCTCTCCCCGCAGGAGTCCTCCAGCGGCGACCTGATCGGCGTCCGCCTCAACCGCAGCATGGTCGGCGGCCAGGCGGTCCCCGGCAAGGGCATGCTGCACCTGGGCGACGGCGAGCTGCGGACGGTCGTGGTTCCCGGCTGA
- a CDS encoding WXG100 family type VII secretion target encodes MAKDLDITYQDMRDAAKHVVKEKERLQEKLDGLRKYIGNLVESGYVTKSSSKAFDENFEEFVKGSKDTLDGLDGMGDYLTMAADKFEQIDDELAKQARSK; translated from the coding sequence ATGGCCAAGGACCTTGACATCACATATCAGGACATGCGGGACGCGGCCAAGCATGTCGTGAAGGAAAAGGAAAGGCTCCAGGAGAAGCTCGACGGCCTCCGCAAGTACATCGGCAACCTGGTCGAGTCCGGCTATGTCACGAAGAGCTCGTCCAAGGCCTTCGACGAGAACTTCGAGGAGTTCGTGAAGGGTTCCAAGGACACGCTGGACGGTCTGGACGGCATGGGTGACTACCTGACCATGGCGGCGGACAAGTTCGAGCAGATCGACGACGAGCTGGCGAAGCAGGCTCGGAGCAAGTGA
- a CDS encoding serine/threonine-protein kinase: MQPLGVDEPATVGPYRLLGRLGSGGMGRVYLGRSAGGRTVAVKIVHPHFALDEEFRARFRREVEAARRVGGAWTASVLDADPEASVPWVATAYAAGPSLTTAVTDSGALPAHTVRVLGAGLAEALAAVHELGLVHRDVKPSNVLLTLDGPLLIDFGIARATDGTASLTSTGVSIGSPGYMSPEQILGKGVTGAADVFSLGAVLAYAATGEQPFPGDSSAALLYKVVHEEPELGSLEGELREVVEACLDKTPAARPTPGELARRLAPQGAAGLVAQGWLPGALVERVSRSAVQVLNLEATGGDQPSGLVGFSSPSVGSVGSVGPVGSVASVGEFGPPPVMTPPVSSSVPVPVPEPRDAVPGQTPPPGRLSVSVAATSAPGAGGKGRRMSCTVALAVAGALAAVTVGSVFVLDLLPDNSADDQAGSGADSSYSDAPSASAPASKGTLEPYLGTWEGQGVALDGKLPLGTFRLTVKEAEPGDKLGTVRQTDLLGGVCNDVLTLKSVSAKRLVATSVGAESNHKGCNPAATTVTLTPVGDDLDYASDSEESGNPTSRLSRIG, translated from the coding sequence ATGCAGCCGCTGGGAGTCGACGAGCCGGCCACCGTGGGGCCGTACCGGCTGCTCGGCCGGCTCGGCTCCGGTGGCATGGGCCGGGTCTACCTGGGCCGCAGCGCCGGTGGCCGCACGGTCGCCGTCAAGATCGTGCATCCGCACTTCGCGCTCGACGAGGAGTTCCGGGCCCGCTTCCGGCGTGAGGTCGAGGCCGCCCGCCGGGTCGGCGGAGCGTGGACGGCATCCGTCCTGGACGCCGACCCGGAGGCGTCGGTGCCGTGGGTCGCTACGGCGTACGCGGCCGGACCGTCCCTGACCACGGCGGTGACCGACTCCGGCGCGCTGCCCGCGCACACGGTACGGGTGCTGGGGGCCGGGCTCGCGGAGGCGCTGGCGGCGGTGCACGAGCTGGGACTCGTGCACCGGGACGTCAAGCCGTCCAACGTCCTGCTGACCCTCGACGGCCCGCTCCTGATCGACTTCGGCATCGCCCGCGCCACGGACGGCACGGCGTCGCTCACCTCGACCGGCGTCTCGATCGGCTCGCCCGGCTACATGTCGCCCGAGCAGATCCTCGGCAAGGGCGTCACGGGCGCGGCGGACGTCTTCTCCCTGGGCGCCGTGCTGGCGTACGCGGCTACGGGGGAACAGCCCTTCCCCGGTGACTCCTCGGCGGCCCTGCTCTACAAGGTCGTGCACGAGGAGCCCGAACTCGGCTCGCTGGAGGGCGAGTTGCGGGAGGTGGTGGAGGCGTGCCTGGACAAGACGCCCGCCGCCCGGCCCACGCCCGGTGAACTGGCCCGGCGGCTCGCTCCGCAGGGCGCGGCGGGGCTGGTGGCCCAGGGGTGGCTGCCGGGGGCGCTGGTGGAGCGGGTGAGCCGGAGCGCGGTGCAGGTGCTGAACCTGGAGGCCACGGGCGGGGATCAGCCTTCGGGGCTGGTGGGGTTCAGCAGTCCTTCGGTGGGGTCGGTGGGGTCCGTAGGCCCCGTGGGGTCCGTCGCGTCCGTCGGGGAGTTCGGGCCGCCGCCGGTGATGACGCCCCCCGTTTCCTCGTCAGTGCCCGTCCCCGTTCCCGAGCCACGTGATGCCGTACCGGGGCAGACCCCGCCGCCCGGCAGGCTGTCGGTGTCCGTCGCGGCGACCTCGGCGCCGGGAGCCGGTGGCAAGGGGCGCCGGATGAGCTGCACGGTGGCGCTTGCGGTGGCCGGCGCGCTGGCGGCGGTGACGGTGGGCTCGGTGTTCGTCCTCGACCTGCTGCCGGACAACTCCGCCGACGACCAGGCCGGTTCGGGCGCCGACTCGTCCTATTCCGACGCCCCCAGCGCCTCCGCCCCTGCGTCGAAGGGCACCCTGGAGCCCTACCTCGGCACCTGGGAGGGCCAGGGAGTGGCCCTGGACGGCAAGCTTCCCCTCGGCACGTTCCGCCTCACCGTCAAGGAGGCCGAGCCGGGCGACAAGCTGGGCACCGTCCGCCAGACGGACCTGCTCGGCGGCGTCTGCAACGACGTACTGACCCTGAAGTCGGTGTCCGCCAAGCGGCTGGTGGCGACGTCCGTGGGCGCCGAGTCCAACCACAAGGGCTGCAACCCGGCGGCCACGACCGTCACGCTCACCCCGGTGGGCGATGACCTCGACTACGCCTCGGACAGCGAGGAGTCGGGGAACCCGACGTCCCGGCTGTCGAGGATCGGCTGA
- a CDS encoding AzlC family ABC transporter permease: MRTAERTARVSRELVRDASLVWVASGVVGVSFGAIAVGGGLPVWVPVVMSVVVYAGSAQFSAVGVLLAGGGPLAAAATGLLLNTRTAAFSLAVADILGSGGRVSRLLGAHLVTDETVAFALAQADVERRRAAFWVSGVGLFVVWNVGVLAGALAGTALGDTAVYGLDAAFPAVLVALVLPTLREDPAVRRCAVLGAAVALAVSSVVPAGVPVLLALAGLVFYGRRTDLA, from the coding sequence ATGCGTACGGCAGAGCGAACAGCGCGGGTCTCCCGTGAGCTGGTCAGGGACGCGTCCCTGGTCTGGGTCGCGAGCGGGGTGGTGGGGGTTTCCTTCGGGGCGATCGCGGTGGGCGGGGGGCTGCCGGTGTGGGTGCCGGTGGTGATGTCGGTCGTGGTGTACGCGGGATCGGCGCAGTTCAGCGCGGTGGGCGTACTGCTGGCCGGGGGCGGTCCGCTGGCCGCCGCCGCGACCGGGCTGCTGCTCAACACCCGAACCGCCGCCTTCAGCCTGGCGGTGGCGGACATCCTCGGTTCCGGTGGCCGGGTGTCCCGGCTGCTCGGCGCCCATCTGGTGACCGACGAGACGGTGGCGTTCGCGCTGGCCCAGGCGGACGTGGAACGGCGGCGGGCCGCCTTCTGGGTCTCCGGGGTCGGGCTGTTCGTGGTGTGGAACGTCGGGGTGCTGGCAGGCGCGCTCGCGGGCACCGCCCTCGGCGATACGGCGGTCTACGGACTGGACGCGGCCTTCCCCGCCGTCCTGGTGGCCCTGGTCCTGCCGACCCTGCGGGAGGACCCGGCCGTGCGCAGGTGCGCGGTGCTGGGGGCGGCGGTGGCGCTGGCGGTGTCGTCGGTGGTCCCGGCGGGGGTGCCGGTGCTGCTGGCGCTGGCGGGGCTGGTGTTCTACGGCCGCAGGACGGACCTGGCATGA
- a CDS encoding helix-turn-helix domain-containing protein: protein MADTPPRLPLDWIAASLRRERTRAGLSLSELAKRAGIAKSTLSQLEAASGNPSVETLWALGVALGVPFSALVEPPTPAVQVIRAGQGPTVASEQAEYAATLLSASPPAARRDIYHLRAEPGAARESEPHIPGSVEHLVVSTGRLKAGPAGEEVELAPGDYMSYRADVPHSYEALAAGTTFVLVMQHV from the coding sequence ATGGCCGACACCCCACCCCGGCTCCCCCTCGACTGGATCGCCGCCTCCCTGCGCAGGGAACGCACCCGCGCCGGCCTCTCCCTCTCCGAGCTGGCCAAACGCGCCGGAATCGCCAAGTCCACGCTCTCCCAGCTGGAGGCGGCGAGCGGAAACCCGAGCGTGGAGACGCTCTGGGCGCTCGGAGTCGCCCTCGGTGTGCCGTTCAGCGCCCTGGTGGAGCCGCCGACACCGGCCGTCCAGGTGATTCGCGCGGGTCAGGGACCGACCGTGGCCTCGGAGCAGGCCGAGTACGCGGCCACCCTGCTCTCCGCCAGTCCGCCCGCGGCCCGCCGGGACATCTACCACCTGCGGGCCGAGCCCGGCGCCGCCCGGGAGTCGGAGCCGCACATTCCGGGCTCGGTGGAGCATCTGGTCGTGAGCACGGGGCGGTTGAAGGCCGGTCCGGCGGGAGAGGAGGTCGAACTGGCGCCGGGGGACTACATGTCGTACCGCGCGGATGTGCCGCACTCCTACGAGGCGCTTGCGGCCGGGACGACGTTCGTGCTCGTCATGCAGCACGTGTGA
- a CDS encoding putative T7SS-secreted protein → MARPKDWQPLRESDPVPGDPEGIRDQVKHMKEIAEYLRTQAAALTAMADADNLKGKYAEKLGEDSRGLGRKLDEAEDRYREVKGHLSNWANELEEFQKKADKALVDAKEAQRTIDSHAAKAKDSKESDKKKETDSNDSPDEDPALKQAKEDLADAGRRLNTAEGDYQERSGHFAGKIRSSIDDDMKDSWWTDFKAWVADAEWLKDWTERLSWLATIAGVVAMFIPVVGWIALGLTIAVTLSHLTMAATGNGSWFDVVMDIGALKMARNGLKAAKAIKGLQQSSRKTASGVADTQKAGQAAQRNAGARANAQRASRKRGGTSGNKRSAARARNQNMEAKNRAVGKKAAAEVRDAEMPVATVRDKVSTIGDAKLSQQMKDIRKWRDEYPDNTTLADNAAQAKRHQNTLQGSWAVGTGLDLGDKFGNDVSGGEYDRMKGRMEAPVGQW, encoded by the coding sequence ATGGCGCGCCCGAAGGACTGGCAGCCGTTGCGTGAGAGCGATCCCGTACCGGGCGACCCGGAGGGAATTCGCGATCAGGTAAAGCACATGAAAGAGATCGCCGAGTACCTGCGCACCCAGGCGGCTGCACTCACTGCGATGGCCGACGCCGACAACCTCAAGGGCAAGTACGCGGAAAAGTTGGGCGAGGATTCACGGGGCCTGGGTCGCAAGCTCGACGAGGCAGAGGACCGGTACCGCGAGGTAAAGGGCCATCTGTCCAATTGGGCGAATGAGCTGGAAGAGTTCCAGAAGAAGGCGGACAAGGCCCTCGTCGACGCCAAGGAAGCACAGCGCACCATCGACAGTCACGCAGCCAAAGCCAAGGATTCGAAGGAGTCCGACAAGAAGAAGGAAACGGACTCCAACGACTCACCGGATGAGGATCCCGCTCTCAAGCAGGCCAAGGAAGATCTAGCAGACGCGGGCAGACGGCTGAACACAGCGGAGGGCGACTACCAAGAGCGGTCGGGCCACTTCGCAGGCAAGATCCGGTCTTCCATCGACGATGACATGAAGGACAGTTGGTGGACGGACTTCAAGGCGTGGGTCGCTGATGCCGAGTGGCTGAAGGACTGGACCGAACGCCTCAGCTGGCTGGCCACCATCGCGGGCGTTGTCGCCATGTTCATCCCCGTCGTGGGCTGGATCGCACTCGGGCTGACCATCGCGGTGACGCTCTCGCATCTCACCATGGCCGCCACAGGCAATGGTTCGTGGTTTGACGTCGTCATGGACATCGGTGCACTCAAAATGGCTCGAAACGGCCTCAAGGCAGCAAAAGCCATTAAGGGACTTCAGCAGAGTTCCCGCAAGACCGCTTCCGGAGTGGCCGACACCCAGAAGGCCGGGCAAGCAGCTCAGCGCAATGCAGGAGCGCGCGCCAACGCCCAGAGGGCCTCACGGAAACGCGGGGGCACTTCGGGTAACAAACGGAGCGCCGCGCGGGCCCGCAACCAGAACATGGAGGCCAAGAACCGCGCGGTCGGCAAGAAGGCCGCTGCCGAAGTACGCGACGCCGAGATGCCCGTGGCCACGGTACGGGACAAGGTCAGTACCATCGGCGACGCGAAGCTCAGCCAGCAGATGAAGGACATCAGGAAGTGGCGGGACGAGTACCCGGACAACACCACGCTCGCCGATAATGCCGCCCAGGCGAAGCGGCACCAGAACACGCTTCAGGGCTCGTGGGCAGTGGGCACGGGACTCGACCTCGGCGACAAGTTCGGGAACGACGTCTCGGGAGGCGAGTACGACAGGATGAAGGGGCGCATGGAAGCGCCGGTCGGTCAGTGGTGA